In one Siniperca chuatsi isolate FFG_IHB_CAS linkage group LG14, ASM2008510v1, whole genome shotgun sequence genomic region, the following are encoded:
- the LOC122888199 gene encoding cerebellin-2-like yields MRVAGLLLLLLGLCGSGAQGEGGGLGEVGEISQFQKTAARDAVEESTEQTTKQTTPDIWVEVRALRDMVVELKVELRNMEARVKNSENQVNELKAELMVTKVHVQLLQRENSVQATELVSLGTRLTATESKTSDLEKKNADLQTRLSSSESELLVSKSRIDQLERGNAEKPKVAFYTALTNAGTVGPHNTDITLKYSKVFTNIGNGYNPATGFFTAPVKGVYSFQFTMCGHHTGLVGIYVYKNNQRIMYNAEWKEDGGLKHITNSLVLELIAGDEIHLVLPSGYTLYDDVNKHSIFSGFLLFPL; encoded by the exons ATGAGGGTTGCTggtttgctgttgttgctgctcgGTCTGTGTGGGTCAGGGGCTCAGGGGGAGGGTGGAGGCCTCGGTGAGGTGGGTGAGATCAGCCAGTTTCAGAAGACAGCTGCAAGAGATGCAGTTGAGGAATCGACCGAGCAAACCACAAAGCAAACCACCCCTGACATCTGGGTGGAGGTGAGGGCACTGAGAGACATGGTGGTGGAGCTTAAGGTGGAGCTGAGAAACATGGAGGCCAGAGTGAAAAATAGCGAGAACCAGGTGAATGAACTGAAAGCTGAGCTGATGGTCACCAAGGTGCAcgtgcagctgctgcagagagagaactCTG TCCAAGCCACAGAACTGGTATCTTTGGGAACTAGACTGACTGCCACCGAGAGCAAAACAAGTGACCTAGAAAAGAAGAATGCAG ACTTGCAGACCAGACTGAgtagcagtgagagtgaacttCTCGTCAGCAAGTCCAGGATTGACCAGCTGGAGAGAGGAAATGCAG AGAAACCAAAGGTGGCCTTTTACACAGCTCTGACTAATGCAGGAACTGTAGGACCACACAACACAGACATCACACTGAAATACAGCAAGGTCTTCACCAACATTGGCAACGGTTACAATCCAGCTACAG GTTTCTTCACAGCACCAGTCAAAGGGGTCTACTCTTTCCAGTTCACTATGTGTGGTCACCACACAGGTCTTGTGGGTATATATGTGTACAAGAACAACCAAAGGATTATGTATAATGCGGAGTGGAAGGAAGATGGGGGTCTTAAGCATATCACTAACTCTCTTGTCTTGGAGCTGATAGCAGGAGATGAAATTCATCTGGTTCTCCCATCAGGTTATACTCTCTATGAtgatgtaaataaacacagcatCTTCAGTGGCTTCCTTCTCTTCCCACTGTAA
- the nf2b gene encoding neurofibromin 2b (merlin), with product MSILGLKKKQPKTFKVKVITMDAEMEFSCEVKWKGKDLFDLVCRTVGLRETWFFGLRYTVKDTYAWLKPEKRVLDQEVPKDSPITFHFLAKFFPEKVEEELVQEITQHLFFLQVKKQILDEEIFCSPEASVLLASYAVQAKYGDYDPNFHKPGFLAQDELLPKRVLMQYQMTADMWEEKITAWYAEHRGIARDEAEMEYLKIAQDLEMYGVSYFAITQNKRDTDLLLGVDAQGLHIYSPNSKLNPNKSFPWSGIRNISYSEKEFTIKPLDKKKDVFKFYSSQLRVNKLILQLCIGNHDLFMRRRKVDSIEVQQMKAQAKEEKARKKMERQILAREKQMREEAERAKEEMERRLFQLQDEARLANEALLRSEETADLLAEKAQIAEEEAKLLAHKAAEAEQDRQRLEVTAMKTKEEKRLMEQKMREAEQLAVKLVEQSERRLKEADHLKQDLTEAKDAERRAKQKLLEITKTTYPLIAAYSTPPALPAPPEAADFAYESASTRLDFKDSDMKRLSMEIERERLEYMEKSKHLQDQLKELKTEIESLKLEEQQQQAGLYNLRGEARGYVQEPVYIPHSNRNSAYMSQMAFFEEV from the exons ATGTCTATCCTAGGATTAAAGAAGAAGCAGCCAAAGACTTTCAAAGTCAAAGTTATCACCATGGATGCTGAAATGGAGTTCAGCTGTGAG GTGAAGTGGAAAGGTAAAGACTTATTTGATCTGGTGTGTCGCACTGTTGGTTTGAGGGAGACCTGGTTCTTTGGACTCAGGTACACGGTAAAGGACACCTACGCCTggctgaaaccagagaaaagG GTCTTGGACCAGGAGGTTCCCAAGGACTCTCCCATAACATTTCATTTCCTGGCTAAATTCTTCCCAGAAAAAGTAGAAGAAGAGCTGGTCCAAGAAATAACTCAGCACCTCTTCTTCTTACAG GTGAAAAAACAGATATTAGATGAAGAGATATTCTGTTCCCCTGAAGCGTCTGTTCTGTTGGCATCATATGCTGTCCAAGCCAAG TATGGGGACTATGACCCAAACTTTCACAAGCCGGGCTTCTTGGCACAAGATGAGCTTTTGCCAAAAAGA GTTTTGATGCAATACCAAATGACAGCTGACATGTGGGAGGAGAAGATCACAGCTTGGTACGCAGAGCACAGAGGCATCGCCAG GGATGAGGCTGAGATGGAATACCTAAAAATTGCTCAGGACCTTGAGATGTATGGTGTCAGCTACTTTGCCATTACT CAAAATAAGAGGGACACAGACCTGTTACTTGGAGTGGATGCTCAGGGTCTTCACATCTACAGCCCCAACAGCAAACTCAACCCTAACAAGTCGTTTCCTTGGAGCGGCATCCGCAACATCTCTTACAGCGAAAAGGAG TTCACAATCAAACCCCTGGATAAGAAGAAAGATGTTTTCAAGTTCTACTCATCTCAACTGCGTGTCAACAAACTG ATCCTGCAGTTGTGCATCGGTAACCATGATCTAttcatgaggaggaggaaggtggaCTCTATTGAAGTGCAGCAGATGAAGGCTCAAGCTAAAGAGGAGAAGGCCCGCAAGAAG ATGGAGCGTCAAATCCTGGCACGGGAAAAACAGATGAGGGAGGAAGCAGAACGAGCAAAAGAAGAGATGGAACGAAGACTTTTTCAGCTACAGGACGAGGCACGACTGGCCAATGAGGCACTG CTGCGATCTGAGGAGACAGCGGACCTGCTGGCAGAGAAGGCCCAGATTGCTGAGGAGGAGGCCAAGCTGTTGGCCCACAAGGCTGCAGAAGCTgagcaggacagacagagattAGAGGTCACTGCCATGAAGACCAAGGAGGAGAAAAGGCTGATGGAGCAGAAGATGAgggaggcagagcagctggCTGTCAAACTGGTGGAGCAGTCCGAGAGGAG GTTGAAGGAGGCAGATCACCTGAAACAGGACCTGACTGAGGCAAAGGACGCTGAGCGGAGAGCCAAACAAAAGCTGCTGGAGATCACCAAAACAACATACCCT CTCATAGCAGCCTACTCTACTCCCCCTgctctccctgctcctcctgaaGCAGCCGACTTTGCCTATGAATCGGCATCTACGCGCCTCGACTTCAAGGACTCAGACATGAAAAGGCTGTCTATGGAGatcgagagagagag GCTGGAGTACATGGAGAAGAGTAAACACCTGCAGGACCAGCTGAAGGAGCTCAAGACAGAGATCGAGTCTCTGAagctggaggagcagcagcagcaggctggcCTCTACAACCTTCGCGGTGAAGCGAGGGGATACGTCCAGGAGCCTGTCTACATACCTCACAGCAAC CGAAACTCTGCGTACATGTCTCAGATGGCCTTCTTTGAAGAAGTGTGA